GCGTACAGGTGGTCGACCTCAGCCATCGCCGCCACCCGAAGAGGTTCAGGTGCCGCCGGCAGCCGGCGAGCGGCGAGCCCGTACGGCGGTGTGCTGCGCGCGAAGTGGAACAGCAGCCGCAGGTCGTCGTGCCAGTGGAACGCCGTCGCACCGCGGTAGGCGCTGGGCACGAGCGCGAGGCACGACGCGTCGGCCGCGGCTCGCTCGAGGACGACGTCGAACGTGTCGTACAGCTCGAGCGGCAGCGGCGGGCCACCGCCAGCCTCGACGAGCCGCGTCTGGAGGTGGCGCGCTGCGTCGTGACTGCTCGTGCCGGCTGGCCCGAGGGTGATGACGCGCGCGCCCTCCGTGTCGGCCCTGCGGCACAGCTCGTCCCACCCAGCCGGCTCACGCGCGGTCACGGCGGGGGTCTGCTCGACCATCCGCCGGCCCTCAGG
This window of the Angustibacter sp. Root456 genome carries:
- a CDS encoding prephenate dehydratase — encoded protein: MVEQTPAVTAREPAGWDELCRRADTEGARVITLGPAGTSSHDAARHLQTRLVEAGGGPPLPLELYDTFDVVLERAAADASCLALVPSAYRGATAFHWHDDLRLLFHFARSTPPYGLAARRLPAAPEPLRVAAMAEVDHLYAGLVPPPLAHREVVRVAARSTRHAAELVRRGAADVAVTNEPSRREAGLVWLSCRPGVDIVWLVFARAPSEHRNLTDPTPDPHPEEPT